One window of the Nicotiana tabacum cultivar K326 chromosome 4, ASM71507v2, whole genome shotgun sequence genome contains the following:
- the LOC107823683 gene encoding presenilin-like protein At2g29900 — protein sequence MEQNPKPKSVLDSLGEEIVRIVIPVSICMLIVVILVSVLNTDSDSSGPSFTSVATIAYTESSSDSTWDKLKGALLNALVFVVVVTAVTFLLVLLFYFRCTKFLKYYMGFSSCLVLGFMGGEISLFLISKFKIPIDCITFALSLFNFTVVGVLAVFMSKTAIIVTQGYLVVIGVLVAYWFTMLPEWTTWVLLVAMSLYDLAAVLLPGGPLRLLVELAISRDEDIPALVYEARPVINHDSVPRGSVVQRRVWRERRDNDFGSNENLDSRSNLNAIVNSSLESNSGLERFSSIGSDENERNAADVEDGQVLRAESELAAPLIQHRINVRMNLQEGSNDDFVLEGIGLGSSGAIKLGLGDFIFYSVLVARAAMYDFMTVYACYLAIIAGLGITLMLLALYQKALPALPVSVMLGVVFYLLTRLLLETFVVQCSMNLLMF from the coding sequence ATGGAACAAAATCCAAAGCCCAAAAGCGTTCTTGATTCACTGGGTGAAGAAATAGTTAGAATCGTCATACCGGTCTCAATTTGCATGCTCATAGTGGTCATTCTTGTTTCAGTACTAAACACTGATTCAGATTCCTCAGGCCCCTCATTTACATCTGTAGCCACAATTGCTTACACTGAGAGCAGCTCAGACTCAACGTGGGACAAATTGAAAGGTGCCCTTTTGAATGCTTTGGTATTTGTTGTGGTTGTTACTGCTGTTACATTCCTTTTGGTGTTACTTTTCTACTTCAGATGCACCAAATTCTTGAAATACTACATGGGTTTCTCGTCTTGTCTTGTTTTGGGATTCATGGGTGGCGAAATATCTCtatttttgatatcaaaattcaaaattccaatTGATTGCATTACTTTTGCATTGAGTTTGTTCAATTTCACTGTTGTTGGGGTTTTGGCTGTGTTTATGTCAAAGACAGCAATTATAGTTACCCAAGGATATTTGGTTGTTATTGGAGTTTTGGTTGCTTATTGGTTTACAATGTTGCCTGAATGGACTACTTGGGTGCTTTTGGTTGCAATGTCATTGTATGACCTTGCTGCTGTTTTGTTACCTGGTGGGCCCCTAAggctacttgttgagcttgcaatatcTAGGGATGAAGATATTCCTGCTTTGGTTTACGAGGCTAGGCCGGTTATTAATCATGATTCAGTTCCGAGGGGTTCTGTTGTGCAAAGGAGAGTTTGGAGAGAAAGACGGGACAATGATTTCGGCTCCAATGAAAATTTAGACTCTAGGTCTAACTTGAATGCAATTGTCAATTCTAGTTTGGAATCTAATTCTGGTCTTGAAAGGTTTTCGTCAATCGGCAGTGATGAGAATGAGAGGAATGCGGCTGATGTGGAGGACGGTCAAGTTTTAAGAGCTGAGTCTGAGCTGGCTGCACCGCTAATTCAACATAGGATAAATGTCAGAATGAATTTACAGGAAGGGTCaaatgatgattttgtacttgaAGGAATCGGGTTGGGATCCTCAGGTGCTATTAAGCTGGGGCTAGGAGACTTCATATTCTACAGTGTATTAGTAGCCAGGGCTGCCATGTACGATTTCATGACAGTTTATGCATGCTACCTTGCTATTATAGCTGGTCTTGGTATCACTCTGATGCTTCTTGCATTGTATCAGAAAGCTTTGCCTGCTCTTCCTGTGTCTGTTATGCTAGGTGTCGTGTTTTACTTATTAACTCGGCTATTGCTCGAGACATTTGTTGTACAATGTTCTATGAACCTGTTGATGTTTTAG
- the LOC107823684 gene encoding uncharacterized protein LOC107823684, whose protein sequence is MDIWVVAAAAGAGYIAQHWKDLLKSRHDFSESSLKSPSFLRTDSLPHMQQVLDNNCSSPVETPRKKLGECHDLEVASTSTLAGENLGMSCGSICDDINEPGYESLLPPSTTELAFSYGGNARKKSSLRSRRKIGHLIKPLNSLESCLMAQLYKEHGEVEDFIFTSNSSPWTPTARPFIVTDGSRIISRGTSNSLSTSRGAGHHKLQDSFSQLNTVFGVPQLPSVGSMELQGKAKVKDHSRRFSDFTKMNNERHGSLQGSSRGVLLFCLGISVGIISSFWKNRNEMDKLNELLRQSENLVQDLHEELEMKDSLTVEELAAEDCESQDTHNDSSNNGALHEPSPKGKLNKSSTNYDEDCQSQKTEEESMSKIEAELEAELERLELSMNSSKLEGKLAELDELDPGFVPDLAEGELRAELFSRQAKGQPYADQDGSATSTPRPVDYAVSPRELSLRLHEVLQSQLEERLKELEMALQNSERKVRYMEAELVSSWRDSSNSEGGSSSTHGSPVTKVEQRPADQPVVINLSGEALDAYNEAFDEFTRLNESEEEDIAVVSEVKDSNHQENSRSHERDFDWIENGRTNDESEDGDDEMEKLLIRHIVEKARKGSPAVLNVQRALFSLDDNEH, encoded by the exons ATGGATATTTGGGTTGTGGCTGCAGCTGCCGGTGCTGGTTATATTGCCCAGCATTGGAAGGATCTCTTAAAAAGCAGACATGATTTTTCAGAATCGTCTCTTAAGTCTCCTAGTTTTCTAAGAACTGACTCATTACCGCATATGCAGCAAGTTCTGGATAATAATTGTTCCTCCCCTGTAGAGACACCGAGAAAGAAACTAGGTGAATGTCATGATCTAGAAGTGGCTTCCACTAGCACTTTGGCTGGTGAAAACCTAGGGATGTCGTGTGGAAGCATATGTGATGACATTAATGAACCTGGATATGAGTCATTACTTCCCCCTTCTACGACTGAATTGGCCTTTTCTTATGGTGGTAATGCAAGGAAAAAGAGCAGCCTCAGGAGTAGAAGAAAAATTGGGCATCTTATAAAGCCTCTAAATTCTCTAGAAAGTTGTCTCATGGCTCAATTATACAAGGAACATGGTGAAGTTGAGGACTTTATTTTTACTTCAAACTCTTCCCCATGGACACCAACAGCGAGGCCATTTATAGTTACCGATGGAAGCAGAATTATAAGCAGAGGTACTTCTAATTCCTTAAGTACCTCAAGAGGCGCTGGACATCATAAGCTGCAGGATAGCTTTTCACAATTGAATACTGTATTTGGAGTCCCTCAACTACCTAGCGTTGGATCTATGGAGCTCCAGGGAAAAGCCAAGGTGAAGGATCATTCCAGAAGATTTAGTGATTTCACTAAAATGAACAATGAGAGACACGGCAGTTTACAAG GATCATCTCGTGGTGTGCTGCTTTTCTGTCTTGGAATATCTGTGGGCATAATATCTTCTTTCTGGAAAAATAGAAATGAAATGGATAAATTAAATGAGTTGCTGAGACAGTCAGAGAATTTGGTTCAAGATCTACATGAGGAACTTGAGATGAAAGATTCATTAACTGTGGAAGAGCTTGCCGCTGAAGATTGTGAGTCACAAGATACACATAATGATTCTTCAAACAATGGAGCTTTACATGAACCTTCCCCTAAAGGGAAGTTGAATAAGTCGTCAACAAATTACGATGAGGACTGTCAAAGCCAGAAGACAGAGGAAGAATCTATGAGTAAAATTGAAGCAGAGCTTGAAGCTGAACTGGAGAGGTTAGAATTAAGTATGAACTCGTCTAAGTTGGAGGGGAAACTCGCAGAACTAGATGAG CTTGATCCAGGCTTTGTGCCAGATCTAGCCGAGGGGGAGTTAAGAGCTGAACTCTTTAGTAGACAGGCCAAAGGTCAACCTTATGCAGATCAGGATGGTAGTGCAACCTCGACCCCTCGTCCTGTTGACTATGCTGTCTCGCCAAGAGAGCTGAGCTTACGGCTGCATGAAGTCCTTCAATCACAATTAGAAGAACGCCTCAAGGAACTTGAGATGGCACTTCAGAACAGTGAAAGGAAAGTTCGGTATATGGAAGCAGAACTTGTAAGTTCTTGGAGGGATTCCTCAAACAGTGAAGGGGGTTCTTCTTCCACCCATGGTAGTCCTGTAACTAAAGTTGAACAACGTCCAGCAGATCAGCCCGTGGTAATCAATTTATCCGGGGAAGCTTTAGATGCATATAACGAGGCTTTTGATGAGTTCACAAGGTTAAATGAGTCAGAGGAAGAGGATATTGCTGTTGTATCAGAGGTTAAGGACAGCAACCACCAAGAAAACTCGCGGTCACATGAACGAGACTTTGACTGGATTGAGAATGGTAGGACGAATGATGAAAGTGAAGATGGTGATGATGAGATGGAAAAGTTGTTAATTAGGCATATTGTTGAGAAAGCCAGGAAAGGCTCTCCAGCAGTTTTAAATGTGCAGAGAGCTTTGTTCTCACTTGATGATAATGAACATTGA
- the LOC107823682 gene encoding exocyst complex component EXO70E2-like: MGDDKSVVTVPDGEQHIIAAAHHLVKALRASTSLSIEVRRSLADLDIHLAAMTEAKEDETSSLREIEGRFKSAQVKILTLQSNFLKIWDAGPSQLLEYLHAVEEVRTITVTLQSVAPNHNGKQNRLANQAHSVLQMAMAKLQEEVINILAQNKLCFGHDYVSFHSCEEFVVDEESMVSTENDSVVGTSCRESSGAESEECIMDLVHPYIVPHVKSIADVMFASHYDQEFCQVFIRFWKDALNDYLRLFCMQQTSIEDVLRMDWTCLSCRIKKWRQATKNVIAFYLPSEKNLFDQLLGEFGSVSSNCFIEASKDAMLCLLNFGQAVAIGPLRPERLFCLLDMFELLRDLCLDVDALFCENQGSFIKMEYHELLKNLGDSAKAIFLELGNHIASNTSTTPFYGGGVHPLTKYVINYFMLLSEYCDTLKFLLEDREVQNLEGVVDAMARLDVSSEFSCPLALHLQSVASMLESNLDKRSNLYKDGSLKHIFLMNNIHYMVQKIKNSKIRTCFGDEWIKNRIVRYVQHEKRYERITWSPILSLITGYEKSGKTVLKERCRNFSIAFEDVYKNQTGWTIPDIELREELRISTALKVVHAYRPFIGHVKKSISDKHIKYTEDELEKYLLDFFQGSTKSLNHHQWRR, translated from the coding sequence ATGGGTGATGATAAATCAGTGGTCACAGTTCCTGATGGGGAACAACACATAATTGCTGCAGCTCATCACCTTGTGAAGGCGTTACGAGCCAGCACGAGCTTGAGCATTGAAGTTAGAAGAAGTCTAGCCGATCTTGACATTCACTTGGCTGCAATGACTGAAGCAAAAGAGGATGAGACCTCAAGTCTCAGAGAGATTGAAGGTAGGTTCAAGTCAGCTCAGGTAAAGATCTTGACTTTGCAGTCGAATTTCTTGAAGATATGGGATGCTGGTCCTTCACAACTTCTTGAGTACCTGCACGCTGTAGAAGAAGTTCGAACTATAACGGTGACCTTGCAAAGCGTGGCTCCAAACcataatgggaaacaaaacagACTAGCTAATCAAGCTCACAGTGTGTTGCAAATGGCAATGGCAAAACTGCAGGAAGAAGTTATCAACATTCTTGCACAGAATAAGCTGTGTTTTGGGCATGATTATGTGTCATTCCACTCGTGTGAAGAGTTCGTTGTGGATGAGGAGTCGATGGTTTCAACTGAAAATGATTCAGTTGTGGGAACTTCTTGCAGGGAGAGTAGTGGAGCTGAATCAGAAGAATGTATAATGGATTTGGTTCATCCATATATTGTTCCTCATGTCAAGTCTATTGCAGATGTAATGTTCGCTTCACATTACGATCAGGAATTTTGCCAGGTCTTTATCAGATTCTGGAAAGATGCATTAAATGACTACTTAAGGCTTTTCTGTATGCAACAAACCAGCATTGAAGATGTGCTGAGAATGGATTGGACTTGTTTGAGTTGCAGAATAAAGAAGTGGCGCCAGGCAACGAAGAACGTTATTGCATTCTATCTCCCTAGTGAGAAAAACCTCTTTGATCAACTTCTAGGTGAGTTTGGATCTGTTAGCTCAAACTGTTTCATTGAAGCTTCAAAGGATGCAATGTTGTGTCTTTTAAATTTTGGCCAAGCTGTAGCTATTGGCCCCCTTCGGCCAGAACGCCTTTTTTGTTTACTTGATATGTTTGAGCTTCTAAGAGATCTTTGTCTAGACGTGGATGCTTTGTTTTGTGAAAATCAGGGTAGTTTCATTAAAATGGAGTACCATGAACTCCTGAAAAATCTTGGAGATTCTGCAAAAGCAATCTTTCTGGAGTTAGGGAATCACATTGCTTCAAACACTTCAACAACTCCCTTCTACGGAGGAGGTGTTCATCCTCTTACCAAGTACGTTATCAATTATTTCATGCTTCTTTCAGAATATTGTGATACCTTGAAGTTCCTTCTTGAGGACAGAGAGGTACAGAATTTGGAAGGCGTTGTTGATGCTATGGCCAGGCTCGACGTTTCTTCTGAATTCTCATGTCCATTGGCTCTTCACTTGCAGTCAGTAGCATCCATGCTTGAATCCAACCTTGACAAAAGGTCCAATTTATATAAAGATGGTTCCTTAAAGCACATCTTTCTGATGAACAACATCCATTACATGGTTCAGAAAATCAAGAACTCCAAAATTAGAACTTGTTTTGGTGATGAGTGGATAAAAAACCGTATTGTAAGATACGTGCAGCACGAAAAAAGGTACGAGAGAATAACATGGAGTCCTATCTTGTCTTTGATTACCGGTTATGAGAAATCAGGAAAGACAGTTCTCAAGGAGAGGTGCAGAAATTTCAGTATTGCTTTTGAGGATGTGTACAAGAACCAGACAGGATGGACTATCCCAGATATTGAGCTTAGAGAAGAATTGAGAATTTCAACAGCGTTAAAGGTTGTTCATGCCTACAGGCCATTTATTGGACATGTGAAGAAATCTATTAGTGACAAGCACATAAAGTATACTGAAGATGAGTTGGAGAAGTATCTCCTGGATTTTTTTCAAGGTTCAACAAAGTCACTGAATCATCATCAATGGAGGaggtga